Proteins encoded together in one Calditrichota bacterium window:
- a CDS encoding ATP-binding protein: MNQPHKTEVLNIPSSVDQIEKVDDFVESCAVRLGFNEDALADIGICVTELVMNAIVHAHKEQIEIPVEIQVSCREDGLMVSVRDYGPGFETAAIPDPTSPENILEDHGRGILIVRAMMDDVKVTRLHDGMKIEIFKKLNSTE; the protein is encoded by the coding sequence ATGAACCAACCGCATAAAACCGAAGTTCTGAATATCCCCTCATCGGTCGACCAGATCGAAAAAGTGGACGACTTCGTTGAGTCCTGCGCTGTCAGGTTAGGCTTCAACGAAGACGCCCTCGCCGATATCGGCATCTGCGTCACCGAATTGGTGATGAATGCCATTGTGCACGCGCACAAGGAACAAATTGAAATCCCGGTTGAAATCCAAGTGAGTTGTCGGGAAGATGGTTTGATGGTTTCCGTGCGCGACTACGGTCCCGGATTTGAAACAGCGGCCATTCCCGATCCGACTTCGCCCGAAAATATTCTCGAAGACCACGGCCGAGGCATCTTGATTGTCCGCGCGATGATGGACGACGTCAAAGTCACCCGGCTGCACGATGGTATGAAAATCGAAATCTTCAAGAAACTGAATTCCACGGAATGA
- a CDS encoding SpoIIE family protein phosphatase — MLDTLVPDFRLPGNSDPGAEFARPLASLDELERLAQDMIRESRSGAVSPERLTQLQELLQTIGTAEEYLKLRAEFERERHENAVLQEVSMRLSSAAEIRDVLRAILESLRNVVDFDAAGIFVFNKEMQQIEVDMLAGYGSSQRRRVYTKFQEGVKQGEGIVATVVFSGKPLYVPDVREDPRYVQVRPTTLSELAVPILVRDELIGAFNLESNKLDAFSDRDLRTLMTFASHAGVALERARADRERQHTQRIGEELALARRIHTSFLPKVMPRFSPYDLGGMNFPSSEVGGDYYDFVPITDDDLGIIMSDVAGHGVAAALLMANFRACIRIESRAHYAIEVILKRVNEFLVETNPPDSFVTAFYGVLNRKYNVLTFANAGHNPPLLYRKGEPPRWLSNGGPILGVLPDAGYQQDQIELIPGDVLLLYTDGVTETKNDADEEFGEDRLAELVEKYSNLTAHELARRISHDVHLFHAPDATMDDLTLSVVKYEPTA, encoded by the coding sequence TTGCTTGATACCCTTGTCCCAGACTTCCGGCTGCCCGGAAACTCCGATCCGGGTGCGGAATTCGCGCGCCCGCTTGCGTCACTGGACGAATTGGAACGTCTGGCTCAAGACATGATTCGCGAAAGCCGCTCGGGTGCCGTTTCGCCCGAGCGGCTGACTCAGTTGCAGGAACTCTTGCAGACCATCGGTACCGCCGAGGAATATCTGAAACTGCGGGCCGAGTTCGAACGCGAACGGCACGAAAACGCCGTCCTGCAGGAAGTCAGCATGAGGCTGTCCAGTGCCGCCGAAATCCGCGACGTGCTGCGCGCAATTCTTGAGTCACTCAGGAATGTCGTGGACTTCGATGCCGCCGGTATCTTTGTTTTCAACAAAGAGATGCAGCAAATTGAAGTCGATATGCTTGCGGGCTATGGCAGCTCCCAGCGCCGCCGCGTCTATACAAAATTCCAGGAAGGCGTCAAGCAGGGGGAGGGCATCGTCGCCACAGTGGTTTTCTCCGGAAAACCGCTTTACGTCCCTGACGTCCGCGAAGACCCGCGCTACGTGCAAGTCAGACCGACTACGTTGTCAGAACTTGCCGTTCCGATTCTCGTGCGCGATGAACTGATCGGCGCGTTCAATTTGGAATCCAACAAACTCGATGCCTTCAGCGACCGCGATTTGAGAACTCTGATGACTTTCGCGAGCCATGCTGGAGTCGCGCTCGAACGTGCCCGCGCCGACCGCGAACGTCAGCACACTCAAAGAATCGGCGAAGAGCTTGCCCTCGCTCGCAGAATCCATACGAGCTTTTTGCCCAAAGTTATGCCGCGCTTCTCTCCATACGATCTCGGCGGCATGAACTTCCCGTCCAGCGAAGTCGGTGGTGACTACTATGACTTCGTTCCTATCACCGACGACGATCTCGGAATCATCATGAGTGACGTGGCCGGACATGGTGTGGCAGCGGCGTTGCTTATGGCCAATTTCCGCGCCTGTATTCGCATCGAATCCCGAGCTCACTACGCCATCGAAGTAATCCTGAAGCGCGTTAACGAGTTCTTGGTCGAAACCAATCCCCCCGATAGTTTCGTGACGGCCTTCTACGGCGTTTTGAACCGCAAGTACAACGTGCTGACTTTCGCCAATGCCGGACACAATCCGCCGCTGCTCTATCGCAAAGGCGAACCCCCGCGCTGGCTCTCCAACGGCGGCCCCATCTTGGGTGTGCTTCCCGATGCCGGCTACCAACAGGATCAAATCGAGCTGATTCCCGGTGACGTGCTCCTTCTATATACAGACGGAGTCACCGAAACCAAGAACGATGCCGACGAAGAATTCGGTGAAGACAGACTTGCCGAATTGGTGGAGAAATATTCTAATCTCACCGCGCATGAATTGGCCCGGCGCATCAGTCATGACGTTCACTTGTTCCACGCGCCGGACGCGACGATGGATGACCTTACACTGTCTGTGGTGAAGTATGAACCAACCGCATAA
- a CDS encoding STAS domain-containing protein, producing MKLKTSESNGVYIVELSGKIMGGPESSQFHDAMKHAVANSMKHVVIDLGGVEWMNSSGIGLLVSAYTTLKNAGSEMKLARTTDKIQSLLVITKLNSVFDSHDTVDSAIKSFN from the coding sequence ATGAAACTGAAGACATCTGAATCGAATGGCGTTTATATCGTCGAATTGTCGGGCAAGATTATGGGCGGCCCCGAGTCCTCGCAATTCCACGATGCCATGAAGCATGCCGTCGCCAACAGCATGAAACATGTCGTGATTGATCTCGGTGGAGTAGAGTGGATGAACAGCTCCGGTATCGGTCTGCTCGTTTCTGCTTATACTACCCTCAAAAATGCCGGAAGTGAAATGAAACTTGCCCGCACGACTGACAAGATTCAATCCCTCCTCGTCATTACGAAACTTAATTCCGTCTTCGACAGCCACGATACCGTGGATAGCGCCATTAAGAGCTTCAACTAA
- a CDS encoding STAS domain-containing protein has product MQWQSRWDDDVFIVELSGKLMGGPEVDTFHDLVRDAVKKGSGAVVIDMSGVDWLNSWGVGLLVSAYTTMRNVNGLLILVACGPKVSSVLHMTRFDTVFTFAPDVPAALKTARTADKG; this is encoded by the coding sequence ATGCAATGGCAATCCCGATGGGACGATGACGTGTTCATCGTCGAATTGAGCGGCAAATTGATGGGCGGACCAGAGGTTGACACCTTTCACGATCTCGTGCGCGACGCCGTCAAGAAAGGCAGCGGCGCGGTCGTCATTGACATGAGCGGAGTCGATTGGCTCAACAGTTGGGGAGTCGGGCTGCTCGTTTCTGCTTACACGACCATGCGAAACGTTAACGGCTTGCTGATTCTCGTGGCGTGCGGCCCAAAAGTCTCGTCCGTCCTGCACATGACGAGATTCGATACCGTATTTACCTTTGCTCCGGACGTGCCGGCCGCACTGAAAACGGCACGAACCGCCGATAAAGGTTGA
- a CDS encoding helix-turn-helix transcriptional regulator, which yields MTPNKDLPLDIGQRIYNARKAADMSQEALAKAVRVNRSYLSLVENGRSSPTIEFLEKLATGLSLRVEELILGPDVFRYLSLSPKHGFLYRGLQELLADDEQMLLMNPTAEELEILKAIQLHPDHDPTKRFFVDALLDLRRTRS from the coding sequence ATGACTCCAAATAAAGATCTTCCCCTCGACATCGGTCAGCGTATCTACAATGCGCGAAAGGCCGCCGACATGTCCCAAGAGGCGTTGGCCAAGGCCGTCCGTGTCAATCGATCGTACCTCTCTTTGGTCGAGAACGGGAGGTCCTCGCCGACTATCGAATTTCTTGAAAAACTCGCCACCGGCCTAAGTCTCCGTGTCGAGGAATTGATCCTTGGCCCGGATGTCTTCAGATACCTCAGCCTGTCTCCCAAACACGGTTTTCTCTATCGCGGTTTGCAGGAGTTGCTCGCCGACGACGAGCAAATGCTCCTGATGAATCCGACGGCGGAAGAACTCGAAATTCTAAAAGCTATCCAACTGCATCCTGATCACGACCCCACCAAGAGGTTCTTCGTGGATGCTCTGCTTGATCTGCGCCGCACGCGCAGCTAA
- the ggt gene encoding gamma-glutamyltransferase, producing the protein MLKLFRDSFLAVVLLVFVLSNLSAAATRRPAWAPNVMIASADSHATRAGLQILEAGGNAVDAACAVAFALGVSEGYSSGIGGGCFIVLHMADGREAAIDGREVAPKRASRLMFVPQNKNDRTDLSLYSPLAAGVPGEVAALDLMVKEFGTMPFADLIEPARALADTGFIVDAYYGEVLKDYAERFSRDPGSSAVYLHADGTPFQVGERFPQKDLAETLRRMQEHGAAEFYTGETANLIADFMRKSGGVMTKQDLADYRAVSLDPVRGTYHGYDIISMPPPSSGGIHLIQILNLLEGYPLSYLGAGSSESLHLIAEAMNYAFADRAEYLGDPVFTPVPTEALISKEYADKLRGKISRSRHTSKPDPGDPWQFMSGIEHHTTHFCVVDDMGNAVSMTATVNTPFATGITVPGAGILLNNEMDDFVTQPGKANFFGLVGKAANEVEPGKKPLSSMSPTILLKGGKPYLLAGGAGGPRIITATLLAIVNSLDYGMDIQEAVDFPRIHQQWMPDRVFVEPEHPFDVRVGLEQRGHTVDVGLARSRVQAIQADTIRGGWTGAADSRGVGAAIGY; encoded by the coding sequence TTGCTGAAACTCTTTCGTGACAGCTTCCTCGCTGTCGTATTGCTCGTATTTGTTCTTTCAAATCTGTCCGCGGCCGCGACTCGCCGTCCGGCATGGGCGCCAAACGTGATGATTGCGTCCGCCGATTCGCATGCCACGCGAGCAGGTCTGCAAATCCTTGAAGCCGGAGGCAACGCAGTCGATGCAGCTTGCGCGGTTGCCTTCGCTCTCGGCGTTTCCGAAGGTTATTCCAGCGGTATCGGCGGCGGATGCTTCATCGTTCTCCACATGGCTGACGGTCGTGAGGCAGCTATTGACGGGAGGGAAGTCGCCCCCAAGCGCGCCTCCCGGTTGATGTTCGTGCCCCAAAACAAAAATGACCGCACCGACCTCTCGCTTTATTCTCCGCTGGCTGCGGGTGTTCCCGGTGAAGTCGCGGCTCTCGATCTCATGGTTAAAGAATTCGGCACGATGCCGTTCGCTGACCTGATCGAACCTGCCCGTGCGCTGGCCGATACCGGCTTCATAGTAGATGCATATTACGGCGAAGTTCTCAAAGACTACGCCGAACGGTTCAGCCGCGATCCGGGGTCGAGTGCCGTCTATTTGCACGCAGACGGTACCCCGTTCCAAGTGGGCGAACGCTTCCCGCAAAAAGATCTTGCCGAAACTCTCCGGCGCATGCAAGAGCACGGTGCCGCCGAGTTCTATACCGGAGAAACCGCCAACCTGATTGCCGACTTCATGCGTAAGTCCGGCGGCGTGATGACAAAACAGGACCTGGCTGATTACAGAGCCGTCAGTCTCGATCCGGTGCGTGGTACTTACCACGGCTACGACATCATCTCGATGCCGCCCCCCAGTTCTGGCGGTATTCACCTGATTCAGATTCTTAATCTGCTCGAAGGCTATCCACTTTCCTATCTTGGTGCCGGATCCTCCGAATCTCTGCACTTAATTGCCGAAGCCATGAACTATGCCTTCGCAGATCGAGCGGAATACCTCGGCGATCCCGTCTTCACTCCCGTTCCCACCGAAGCTCTGATCAGCAAAGAGTATGCGGACAAACTTCGCGGAAAAATTTCCCGCTCCCGTCATACCTCCAAGCCCGATCCCGGCGATCCGTGGCAATTCATGTCCGGTATCGAACATCACACCACGCATTTCTGTGTTGTCGACGATATGGGAAATGCGGTCTCCATGACGGCCACGGTGAACACTCCTTTTGCCACCGGGATCACCGTCCCCGGTGCGGGCATCTTGCTCAACAACGAAATGGATGATTTCGTTACCCAGCCCGGAAAAGCCAATTTCTTCGGCTTAGTGGGCAAGGCTGCCAATGAAGTCGAGCCCGGCAAAAAACCCCTCTCTTCCATGTCCCCCACGATTCTGCTCAAAGGCGGCAAACCCTATCTGCTTGCCGGTGGAGCAGGCGGTCCGAGGATCATTACGGCCACGCTGCTCGCCATCGTAAATTCCCTCGACTATGGCATGGATATTCAGGAAGCCGTCGATTTCCCGAGGATTCATCAGCAGTGGATGCCGGACCGGGTTTTCGTTGAGCCGGAACATCCGTTCGATGTCCGCGTTGGATTGGAACAGAGGGGGCACACTGTCGATGTTGGTCTTGCAAGGTCCCGAGTTCAGGCAATACAAGCGGATACCATTCGCGGCGGATGGACTGGAGCTGCGGACAGCCGTGGCGTCGGTGCCGCTATCGGCTATTGA